The following are from one region of the Streptomyces tuirus genome:
- a CDS encoding phosphoketolase family protein, whose product MPEDPRQDSRTDRRTDSGTAPTDEELRTLDAHWRAANYLAAGQIYLLANPLLTEPLRPEHIKPRLLGHWGTSPGLNLVHTHLNRVIKARELDALCIWGPGHGGPSVLANSWLEGSYSEKYPDASRDAQGMELLMRQFSFPGGVPSHVAPEVPGSIHEGGELGYSLAHAYGAALDNPGLLVACVIGDGEAETGPLAASWHANKFLDPVHDGAVLPILHLNGYKIDNPTVLSRLPEDELDALLRGYGHAPIHVAGDEPATVHRAMAEAMDTALDRIAAAQRAAREDGVTERPHWPVIVLRTPKGWTGPAEVDGKPVEGTWRAHQVPLPGVRDNPDHLRQLESWLRSYRPEELFDAEGRPVADVLACVPDGSRRLGATPYANGGLLVRALPVPSLDDFAVPVDKPGTTLHEPTRLLGDLLAQVMRDTADRRDFRLVGPDETTSNRLQAVYDASGKTWQAPALPVDEHLDRHGRVMEILSEHLCQGWLEGYLLTGRHGLFSCYEAFVHIVDSMVNQHIKWLRTSRRLPWRAPIASLNYLLTSHVWRQDHNGFSHQDPGFVDHVLNKSPEVVRVYLPPDANTLLSVADHALRSRDYVNVIVAGKQPCFDWLSMDEARVHCARGAGIWEWAGTEDGAEPDVVLACAGDVPTQETLAAAHLLRRHLPELSVRVVNVVDLARLLPQDDHPHGMSDFEYDGLFTTDKPVIFAYHGYPWLIHRLAYRRTGHQNLHVHGYKEAGTTTTPFDMVVRNDLDRYRLVMDVIDRVPGLAVRATAVRQRMADARTRHHAWIREHGTDLPEVAEWSWNA is encoded by the coding sequence ATGCCCGAGGACCCGCGCCAGGACAGCAGGACCGACAGGAGGACCGACAGCGGGACCGCGCCCACCGACGAGGAGCTGCGCACGCTGGACGCCCACTGGCGGGCCGCCAACTACCTGGCGGCCGGTCAGATCTACCTGCTGGCGAACCCCCTGCTCACCGAGCCGTTGCGGCCCGAGCACATCAAGCCGCGGCTGCTGGGGCACTGGGGCACCTCACCCGGGCTGAACCTCGTCCACACCCACCTCAACCGGGTGATCAAGGCACGCGAGCTCGATGCCCTGTGCATCTGGGGCCCGGGCCACGGCGGGCCGTCGGTCCTCGCCAACTCCTGGCTGGAGGGCAGCTACAGCGAGAAGTACCCGGACGCCTCCCGTGACGCGCAGGGCATGGAACTGCTCATGCGGCAGTTCTCATTCCCCGGCGGCGTGCCCAGCCACGTCGCTCCGGAGGTGCCCGGCTCGATCCACGAGGGCGGCGAACTCGGCTACTCCCTCGCCCACGCCTACGGCGCCGCCCTCGACAACCCGGGCCTGCTGGTGGCCTGCGTGATCGGCGACGGCGAGGCGGAGACCGGCCCGCTGGCCGCGTCCTGGCACGCGAACAAGTTCCTCGACCCCGTCCACGACGGCGCCGTCCTGCCGATCCTGCACCTCAACGGCTACAAGATCGACAACCCGACCGTGCTGTCCCGTCTTCCCGAGGACGAGCTCGACGCGCTGCTGCGCGGCTACGGCCACGCCCCGATCCATGTCGCCGGGGACGAGCCGGCCACCGTCCACCGCGCCATGGCCGAGGCCATGGACACCGCGCTCGACCGCATCGCCGCCGCACAGCGCGCCGCCCGCGAGGACGGCGTGACCGAGCGCCCGCACTGGCCGGTGATCGTGCTGCGCACCCCCAAGGGCTGGACCGGCCCGGCCGAGGTCGACGGAAAACCGGTCGAGGGCACCTGGCGCGCCCACCAGGTGCCGCTGCCCGGCGTCCGCGACAACCCCGACCACCTGCGGCAGCTGGAGTCCTGGCTGCGCTCGTACCGGCCGGAGGAGTTGTTCGACGCCGAGGGCCGCCCGGTCGCGGACGTCCTCGCCTGCGTCCCCGACGGCTCCAGGCGGCTCGGCGCCACCCCGTACGCCAACGGCGGACTGCTCGTCCGCGCCCTGCCGGTCCCGTCCCTGGACGACTTCGCCGTCCCCGTCGACAAACCCGGCACGACGCTGCACGAGCCGACCCGGCTCCTCGGCGACCTCCTCGCCCAGGTGATGCGCGACACCGCCGACCGCCGCGACTTCCGCCTGGTCGGCCCGGACGAGACCACCTCCAACCGGCTCCAGGCCGTCTACGACGCCAGCGGCAAGACCTGGCAGGCCCCGGCCCTGCCCGTGGACGAGCACCTCGACCGGCACGGCCGGGTGATGGAGATCCTCTCCGAGCACCTCTGCCAGGGGTGGCTGGAGGGCTACCTCCTCACCGGCCGGCACGGACTGTTCTCCTGCTACGAGGCGTTCGTGCACATCGTCGACTCCATGGTCAACCAGCACATCAAGTGGCTGCGCACCTCCCGCAGGCTGCCCTGGCGCGCCCCCATCGCCTCCCTCAACTACCTGCTGACCTCCCATGTGTGGCGGCAGGACCACAACGGCTTCTCCCACCAGGACCCCGGCTTCGTCGACCACGTCCTCAACAAGAGCCCCGAGGTCGTCCGCGTCTACCTCCCGCCGGACGCCAACACCCTGCTGTCCGTCGCGGACCACGCCCTGCGCAGCCGTGACTACGTGAACGTGATCGTCGCCGGGAAGCAGCCCTGCTTCGACTGGCTGTCGATGGACGAGGCCCGGGTCCACTGCGCCCGCGGCGCCGGCATCTGGGAGTGGGCGGGCACCGAGGACGGCGCCGAGCCCGACGTCGTGCTGGCCTGCGCCGGAGACGTCCCGACCCAGGAGACCCTGGCCGCCGCGCACCTGCTCCGCCGCCATCTGCCCGAGCTGTCCGTCCGGGTCGTGAACGTCGTCGACCTCGCCCGGCTGCTGCCCCAGGACGACCACCCGCACGGCATGAGCGACTTCGAGTACGACGGCCTGTTCACCACCGACAAGCCGGTGATCTTCGCCTACCACGGCTACCCCTGGCTGATCCACCGCCTGGCCTACCGCCGCACCGGCCACCAGAACCTGCACGTACACG
- a CDS encoding RICIN domain-containing protein: MQSPHPPRPPFPPRPGAGPAESDRNLLARVGEPAEGPRAVALLLARHWRAVYEYAVICLAAPEDSASMAAAAAFRRELARPGGGALRPRLLTAVRETVGEWAADDGISTVLPELRKTVGGRGLRAARPGTPERRRLAERAFRSLPGASQCLLWHTEVEAETISVPAGLIGVDAATASAALEQAREQFRTGCVRAHRELAPTRECRYYNRLLDVPMRRGGALLPDVQRHLMACRYCRHAAEQLSHFEGGLGDLLVETVLGWGARRYLESRPGRDAGRGALPAGGRHRLRPHDLPATGRPGTPRRHTKALAAAVGVTSLVLLATLLAARGWTEESGTAGPHATWGAVSGHSVDPDSAGPSSVEPDSSRSGSAGSPSAASVGGPAEVGRGRLRNLDDGRCLDVLGGRVRVDAPLVLAACSGGGAQQWSYRDDGVLRSAADPALCLGSDPAEGSVVLAACLVHAGVVRYDLTVRGELLPRGGKGLAVGAGKGRDVIVTGRDGAEAQRWALEPAAAPAGPGESRKKRAEDAPRENRGQRTRRHQDAPSGPPDTTSRNLPQKRYETKFAQVGCCEDAEPGADEEASGPGPGVLGPATATVADAVTTVHSVVPASDASTAVRSVALP; the protein is encoded by the coding sequence GTGCAATCCCCCCACCCCCCACGCCCGCCGTTCCCGCCACGACCTGGAGCGGGGCCCGCGGAGTCCGATCGCAATCTTCTCGCCCGGGTCGGCGAACCCGCCGAAGGGCCGCGCGCCGTCGCGCTGTTGCTGGCGCGGCACTGGCGCGCGGTCTACGAATACGCCGTGATCTGCCTCGCGGCCCCGGAAGACTCCGCGTCCATGGCGGCAGCCGCCGCCTTCCGCAGGGAACTGGCCCGGCCGGGCGGCGGCGCCCTGCGTCCGCGGCTGCTCACCGCCGTCCGGGAAACGGTCGGGGAGTGGGCCGCCGACGACGGCATTTCCACCGTGCTGCCGGAACTCCGCAAAACCGTCGGCGGGCGCGGTCTGCGTGCCGCCCGCCCCGGGACACCCGAAAGGCGGCGCCTCGCGGAGCGTGCATTCCGGAGCCTTCCCGGGGCTTCCCAATGCCTGCTCTGGCACACGGAGGTCGAGGCCGAGACCATATCCGTACCGGCCGGTCTGATCGGAGTGGACGCCGCCACCGCGTCGGCCGCCCTGGAGCAGGCGCGCGAGCAATTCCGGACCGGGTGCGTACGCGCGCACCGGGAACTCGCACCGACGCGGGAATGCCGCTATTACAACCGCCTGCTGGACGTTCCCATGCGTCGCGGCGGGGCCTTGCTGCCGGATGTGCAGCGGCATCTCATGGCCTGCCGCTACTGCCGCCACGCCGCCGAACAACTCAGTCATTTCGAGGGCGGTCTGGGAGACCTGCTCGTCGAGACGGTGCTCGGCTGGGGCGCCCGCCGCTACCTGGAGTCACGGCCGGGCCGCGACGCGGGCAGGGGCGCTCTGCCCGCGGGCGGACGCCACCGCCTCCGGCCCCATGACCTGCCGGCGACCGGCCGGCCCGGGACACCGAGGAGGCACACGAAGGCGCTGGCCGCCGCGGTCGGGGTGACCTCCCTCGTGCTGCTCGCCACCCTGCTCGCCGCCCGGGGCTGGACGGAGGAGAGCGGCACCGCCGGCCCGCACGCCACCTGGGGCGCGGTCAGCGGCCACTCCGTCGACCCGGACAGCGCGGGCCCCTCGTCCGTGGAACCGGACTCCAGCCGGTCCGGGTCCGCCGGTTCACCGTCGGCCGCCTCCGTCGGCGGCCCCGCCGAAGTGGGCCGGGGGCGGCTGCGCAACCTCGACGACGGCCGATGTCTCGACGTCCTGGGCGGGCGGGTCCGCGTGGACGCGCCCCTGGTGCTGGCCGCCTGCTCCGGGGGCGGGGCCCAGCAGTGGTCCTACCGGGACGACGGTGTCCTGCGCAGCGCCGCCGACCCCGCCCTGTGCCTGGGCTCGGACCCGGCCGAGGGCTCGGTCGTCCTGGCCGCCTGCCTCGTGCACGCCGGAGTCGTCCGCTACGACCTGACCGTGCGCGGCGAACTCCTGCCCCGCGGTGGCAAGGGGCTGGCCGTCGGCGCCGGCAAGGGCCGGGACGTGATCGTCACCGGCCGCGACGGGGCCGAGGCGCAACGCTGGGCACTGGAACCGGCCGCCGCGCCCGCAGGCCCGGGGGAGTCCCGGAAGAAGCGGGCCGAGGACGCTCCGCGGGAGAACCGTGGACAGCGCACGCGGCGACACCAGGACGCCCCGTCGGGACCGCCGGACACCACGTCCCGGAACCTGCCGCAGAAGCGCTACGAGACGAAGTTCGCGCAGGTCGGCTGCTGCGAGGACGCCGAGCCCGGCGCCGACGAGGAGGCCTCGGGGCCCGGCCCCGGCGTCCTCGGTCCGGCGACCGCGACCGTGGCGGACGCCGTGACGACGGTGCACTCCGTCGTGCCGGCGTCCGATGCCTCTACGGCAGTGCGCTCCGTCGCGTTGCCGTAG
- a CDS encoding DUF4442 domain-containing protein — translation MSIGEMLAATVPMARTLNLEFLETSPERAVVSLPDQGDYHNHVGGPHAGAMFTLGESASGAIVLAAFGDQLSRAVPLAVSAEISYKKLAMGAVTATATLGRPATEVVAQLDAGERPEFPVTIAIQRADGAVTGEMTVVWTLRPNG, via the coding sequence ATGTCCATCGGCGAGATGCTCGCCGCCACGGTTCCCATGGCCCGCACGCTGAACCTCGAGTTCCTCGAGACCTCGCCGGAGCGAGCCGTGGTGTCGCTGCCCGACCAGGGCGACTACCACAACCACGTGGGCGGCCCGCACGCCGGCGCGATGTTCACGCTCGGTGAGTCCGCCAGCGGCGCGATCGTGCTGGCCGCGTTCGGAGACCAGCTCTCGCGCGCCGTGCCGCTCGCCGTCAGCGCCGAGATCTCCTACAAGAAGCTGGCGATGGGTGCCGTCACCGCCACGGCCACTCTGGGCCGCCCGGCCACCGAGGTCGTCGCGCAGCTGGACGCCGGTGAGCGCCCCGAGTTCCCGGTGACCATCGCCATCCAGCGGGCCGACGGTGCCGTGACGGGCGAGATGACCGTGGTGTGGACCCTGCGGCCGAACGGCTGA
- a CDS encoding MFS transporter → MTSPTASSRSPRRPAWAGRNYSLLTAAAVVTGLGSHGALVAAAFAVIETGGDGGDVGLVAAARTLPLVLFLLIGGAVADRLPRHRVMVAANVLNCLSQAAFAVLVLTGEPRLWHMMLLAALGGTGQAFFGPAAEGMLMSSVEGEHAGRAFAVFRMAMQGAVLGGAALGGAMVAAIGPGWVLAADAAAFALAGALRAFLDVGHIPPRAPGGGLIADLRDGWQEFAGRPWLWGIVVQFSIANAVVAAADAVYGPLVARDHLGGAAPWGLALGAFGAGTVAGALLMTRWKPRRLLLAGTLCVFPLALPSAALAVPVPIGVLFGVMFVAGATVEVFGVSWMTALHQEIPEHKLSRVSAYDWFGSVALVPLATAAAGPAEEAVGRTAALWGCAGLVVLVTAAVLCVPDVRNLRRRTTPVARGGGERASADAERPVGGLG, encoded by the coding sequence GTGACGTCCCCGACCGCCTCCTCCCGGAGCCCCCGAAGACCTGCCTGGGCGGGCCGCAACTACTCCCTGCTGACCGCCGCCGCGGTCGTCACCGGCCTGGGCAGCCACGGCGCCCTGGTGGCGGCGGCGTTCGCGGTCATCGAAACGGGCGGCGACGGCGGTGACGTCGGCCTGGTGGCGGCGGCGCGGACCCTGCCGCTCGTGCTGTTCCTGCTGATCGGCGGCGCCGTCGCGGACCGGCTGCCCCGGCACCGGGTGATGGTCGCGGCCAACGTCCTGAACTGCCTCTCGCAGGCGGCCTTCGCCGTCCTGGTGCTGACCGGGGAGCCCCGGCTGTGGCACATGATGCTGCTCGCCGCGCTCGGCGGTACCGGCCAGGCCTTCTTCGGCCCGGCCGCCGAGGGCATGCTGATGTCCTCGGTCGAGGGCGAGCACGCGGGTCGCGCGTTCGCGGTGTTCCGGATGGCGATGCAGGGCGCGGTCCTCGGCGGTGCCGCGCTGGGCGGCGCCATGGTCGCGGCGATCGGGCCCGGCTGGGTGCTCGCGGCGGACGCGGCGGCCTTCGCGCTCGCCGGGGCGCTGCGGGCCTTCCTCGACGTCGGCCACATCCCGCCCCGCGCGCCGGGCGGCGGCCTGATCGCCGATCTGCGGGACGGCTGGCAGGAGTTCGCCGGCCGCCCCTGGCTGTGGGGCATCGTCGTCCAGTTCTCCATCGCCAACGCGGTCGTCGCCGCCGCGGACGCGGTCTACGGCCCGCTCGTCGCCCGCGACCACCTCGGCGGCGCGGCTCCCTGGGGACTGGCCCTGGGCGCGTTCGGCGCGGGCACGGTCGCCGGCGCCCTGCTCATGACGCGCTGGAAGCCCCGCCGTCTCCTCCTCGCCGGCACCCTGTGCGTGTTCCCCCTGGCCCTGCCCTCGGCCGCCCTCGCCGTGCCGGTGCCGATCGGTGTCCTGTTCGGGGTGATGTTCGTCGCCGGCGCGACGGTGGAGGTGTTCGGCGTCTCCTGGATGACGGCCCTGCACCAGGAGATCCCCGAGCACAAGCTCTCCCGCGTCTCGGCGTACGACTGGTTCGGCTCCGTCGCGCTGGTCCCCCTCGCCACGGCCGCGGCCGGCCCCGCGGAGGAGGCCGTCGGCCGCACGGCGGCCCTGTGGGGCTGCGCCGGTCTCGTCGTCCTGGTCACGGCGGCCGTGCTGTGCGTACCGGACGTCCGCAATCTGCGCCGCCGGACCACCCCGGTGGCCCGGGGCGGCGGCGAGCGTGCCTCAGCCGATGCCGAACGCCCCGTCGGGGGGCTCGGGTGA
- a CDS encoding spermidine synthase, protein MNELLPVSRVVDFGTAKLMPDVDRERAWLLTVDGAPQSYVDLDEPAHLEFEYTRRLGHVLDVVAEPGRALDVVHLGGGALTLPRYVAETRPGSRQDVVEADRGLLELVSEHLPLPEGAGIALHAADARAWLERAPSASADVLLADVFSGSRVPAHLTSVAYVREAARVLRGSGVYLANLPDAAPFAFLRSQLATLATAFEELVLIAEPGVLRGRRFGNAVLVAGHQPADVAALARLTAADVFPARVEHGTRLREFIGGARAVRDEDAVPSPEPPDGAFGIG, encoded by the coding sequence GTGAACGAGCTGCTCCCTGTCTCCCGTGTCGTCGACTTCGGCACCGCCAAGCTCATGCCCGACGTCGACCGGGAACGGGCCTGGCTGCTCACCGTGGACGGGGCGCCGCAGTCCTATGTCGACCTCGACGAACCCGCGCACCTGGAGTTCGAGTACACGCGGCGGCTCGGGCATGTGCTGGACGTCGTGGCCGAGCCGGGGCGGGCGCTGGACGTGGTGCATCTCGGGGGAGGGGCGCTGACCCTGCCGCGGTACGTGGCCGAGACCCGGCCCGGATCGCGGCAGGACGTCGTCGAGGCCGACCGGGGGCTGCTGGAGCTGGTGTCCGAGCATCTGCCGTTGCCGGAGGGCGCGGGTATCGCCCTGCACGCGGCGGACGCCCGGGCCTGGCTGGAGCGCGCTCCCTCGGCCTCGGCGGACGTTCTGCTCGCCGACGTCTTCAGCGGGTCGCGGGTGCCGGCGCACCTCACCTCCGTCGCCTACGTCCGTGAGGCCGCGCGGGTGCTGCGGGGGAGCGGGGTGTACCTCGCGAATCTTCCCGACGCCGCGCCCTTCGCCTTCCTGCGGTCGCAACTCGCCACGCTCGCCACCGCCTTCGAGGAACTGGTGCTGATCGCCGAGCCGGGCGTGCTGCGGGGGCGGCGGTTCGGGAACGCCGTGCTCGTCGCCGGGCATCAGCCGGCCGACGTCGCCGCCCTGGCCCGGCTCACCGCCGCCGACGTCTTCCCGGCCCGGGTCGAACACGGCACGAGGCTGCGGGAGTTCATCGGGGGCGCGCGGGCGGTGCGGGACGAGGACGCCGTGCCGTCACCCGAGCCCCCCGACGGGGCGTTCGGCATCGGCTGA
- the tuf gene encoding elongation factor Tu — protein MSKTAYVRTKPHLNIGTMGHVDHGKTTLTAAITKVLADRGSGAFVPFDRIDRAPEEAARGITINIAHVEYETDTRHYAHVDMPGHADYVKNMVTGAAQLDGSILVVSALDGIMPQTAEHVLLARQVGVDHIVVALNKADAGDEELTDLVELEVRDLLTAHGYGGDSVPVVRVSGLKALEGDPRWTASVEALLDAVDTYVPMPERYLDAPFLLPVENVLTITGRGTVVTGAVERGVVRVGDRVEVLGASVETVVTGLETFGKPMEEAQAGDNVALLLRGVPRDAVRRGHVVAAPGSVVPSRRFTAQVYVLSAREGGRTTPVSSGYRPQFYIRTADVVGVVDLGEVAVARPGETVAMTVELGRDVPLEAGLGFAIREGGRTVGAGTVTAVV, from the coding sequence ATGTCCAAAACGGCTTATGTCCGTACGAAACCGCATCTCAACATCGGCACGATGGGTCATGTCGACCACGGCAAGACCACGTTGACCGCAGCCATCACCAAGGTCCTGGCCGACCGCGGCAGTGGCGCGTTCGTGCCGTTCGACCGGATCGACCGCGCCCCCGAGGAGGCGGCGCGCGGCATCACCATCAACATCGCGCACGTGGAGTACGAGACCGACACCCGGCACTACGCGCACGTCGACATGCCGGGCCACGCCGACTACGTCAAGAACATGGTCACCGGCGCCGCCCAGCTCGACGGGTCGATCCTGGTCGTCTCCGCGCTCGACGGGATCATGCCGCAGACGGCCGAACACGTCCTGCTCGCCCGGCAGGTGGGCGTCGACCACATCGTGGTCGCCCTCAACAAGGCCGACGCGGGCGACGAGGAGCTGACCGACCTGGTCGAGCTGGAGGTCCGCGACCTGCTCACCGCGCACGGCTACGGCGGCGACTCCGTCCCCGTCGTCCGCGTCTCGGGTCTGAAGGCGCTGGAGGGGGACCCGCGCTGGACGGCGTCGGTCGAGGCGCTGCTCGACGCGGTGGACACGTATGTGCCGATGCCGGAGCGGTATCTGGACGCGCCGTTCCTGCTGCCCGTGGAGAACGTGCTGACCATCACCGGGCGGGGGACCGTGGTGACCGGGGCGGTCGAGCGGGGTGTGGTGCGCGTCGGTGACCGGGTCGAGGTGCTCGGGGCCTCCGTCGAGACGGTGGTCACGGGGCTGGAGACCTTCGGGAAGCCGATGGAGGAGGCGCAGGCCGGGGACAACGTGGCGTTGCTGTTGCGGGGAGTGCCGCGCGATGCCGTGCGGCGGGGGCATGTGGTCGCGGCGCCGGGGAGTGTCGTGCCGAGTCGCCGGTTCACGGCGCAGGTGTATGTGCTGTCCGCGCGTGAGGGCGGGCGTACGACGCCCGTCTCCTCCGGGTACCGGCCGCAGTTCTACATCCGGACCGCGGATGTGGTGGGGGTGGTCGACCTCGGTGAGGTGGCGGTGGCCCGGCCCGGCGAGACGGTTGCGATGACCGTGGAGCTGGGGAGGGACGTGCCGTTGGAGGCGGGGCTCGGGTTCGCGATCCGTGAGGGCGGGCGGACTGTGGGGGCGGGGACCGTGACAGCGGTCGTATGA